In Deltaproteobacteria bacterium, a genomic segment contains:
- the clpS gene encoding ATP-dependent Clp protease adapter ClpS — translation MSLERRQDEFLDSQVVTEKQIRVKKPRMYAVILLNDDYTPMDFVVWLIQTVFHKQIDEATRLMMDVHLKGKGVCGVFTCDVARTKVTVVKELAKKHEHPLECIMEAA, via the coding sequence ATGTCCCTTGAACGCCGGCAAGACGAGTTCCTCGACTCACAGGTCGTCACCGAAAAACAGATTCGGGTCAAAAAGCCGAGGATGTACGCGGTGATCCTGTTGAACGACGATTACACCCCGATGGATTTCGTGGTGTGGCTCATTCAAACCGTTTTTCACAAGCAGATCGATGAGGCCACGCGACTGATGATGGATGTCCATCTGAAAGGCAAGGGGGTCTGCGGCGTTTTTACCTGCGATGTGGCGCGGACAAAGGTGACTGTGGTTAAAGAACTCGCCAAAAAGCATGAACATCCGTTAGAATGTATTATGGAAGCGGCCTGA